DNA from bacterium:
CGGCACGATCGTCTCGGTCAACGCCGCGGCGCGGCGCGTCACCGGCTTCGGGCCGGAGGAGCTCGTCGGACGGCCGATTTCCGACTTCGTCCATCCCGACGACGTCGGGCTGCAGGAGCGGATGCTCGCGCAGCTGCTGCGCGGCGAGGCGCCGCTCCCCTACGACCTGCGGCTACGCCGGGCTTCGGCGGACTTCGCCAACGCCGAGGTCTCCGCGACGCCGATCCTGCGCGACGGCAGGACGGCCGGCGTGGTGGCGGTGTTGCGCGACATCACGCTGCGCCGCCGCGCCGAGGAGGCGCTCGCCGCGGAGAAGGAGCGTCTGGCGGTGACCCTGCGCAGTCTCGGCGACGGCGTCGTCGCGACCGACGTCGCGGGCCGCGTGCTTCTCGTCAACCGCGCCGCGGAAGAGCTGACCGGCTGGCCGCGCGAGGAGGCGGAAGGACATCCGCTGGCCGACGTCTTCGCGCCGCTCGACGAGCGCACGCGGGAGCCGGCGCACGATCCGCTGCGCGCGCTGGCCAAGGCCGGCGGCGCCTCGGCCCTCTCGTTCCGCTCGCTGATCGCGCCGCGCGGCGGCGACGGGCCGGACCGGCTCGTCGAATACAGCGTGGCCGCCGTCCGCGACAAGCGCAGCAACGTCGTCGGCGCGGTGCTCGTTTTCCGCGACGTCACGATCAAGGAGCGGCTCGACGCCGAGCGGCGGCGCAACGCGCGGCTCGAGTCGGTGGCGCTGCTCGCCGGCGGCGTCGCCCACGACTTCAACAACATCCTGACCGGCGTGCTCGGCAACCTCTCGCTCGCCGAGATGGCGCTGCCCGAGGACGTCGCGACGGCGCAGGAACGGGTGGCCGAGGCGGCTCGCGCCGCGGCGCGCGCCCAGGGCCTGACGCGCCAACTGCTGACGTTCGCCAAGGGCGGCTCTCCGGTCAAGCGCACCCTCTCGATCGGCGAACTGACGCGGGAGTCGGCCGCGTTCGCCGTGCGCGGCTCGCAGGCGCGCTGCGCCTTCGATCTCCCGGCCGACCTCTGGCCGGCCGACGCGGACGCCGCGCAGATCAACCAAGTGTTGCAGAACTTGGTGATCAACGCCGTGCAGGCGATGCCGCAGGGGGGCGTGATCGAGATCTCCGCCGCGAACACGGTCGTGGACGCCGCGGACGGGCTGCCGCTCAAGGAAGGCCGTTACGTGCGGCTGACGGTGCGCGACCACGGCTGCGGGATTCCGCCGGAGATGCAGCAGCGGATCTTCGATCCCTACTTCACGACGAAGAAGGAAGGGACCGGCCTCGGCCTCGCGACGAGCTACTCGATCGTCCGCAAGCACGACGGCCACGTCGCCGTCGAGTCGGCGCCGGGCGCCGGCGCCGCGTTCCACGTCTACCTTCCGGCCGCGGCGCGGACGCCGATCCCCGTCGCCGGCCCCGTCGCCGCGCCGGCCTGCGCGCCGCGGCGCGGCTGCCGTGTCCTCGTCCTCGACGACGACGACGCGGTGCGCGACGTCGCGCTGCAGATGCTCGCCACGCTCGGCTTCGACGGCGAGGCGTTCGCCGACGGCGCCGCGGCCGCCGAGGCGTTCGCCGCGGCCCGCGCCGCGGGACGCGGATTCGCGGCCGCCGTGCTCGACCTGACCGTGCCCGCGGGACTCGGCGCCGAAGAGACCGCGCTGCGCCTCAGGGCGATCGATCCCGGCGCGCGCCTCGTCGTGACGAGCGGCTACGCGACCGCGCCGCCGATGGTCGATCCCGCCGCGCACGGCTTCGCGGCGGCGATCGTCAAGCCGTACACCCCCGCCGAACTCGCCGACGTCCTGGAGCGCGCCCTGTCCGCCGCCGTCTGAACTCCCTCGGCGTACATTCCGATGACGGAACAATGGTGTGGCGCTCGCAGCATGGGTCGCCGCACGGCGCGGCGCCCCCCCGAGGGCCACGTTCGAGGGAGGGCGGGCCATGGACACCGTACCGTTCAGGCTGCGGTCCACGCTGGAGCGCCACGGCGTGATGTACGAGACGATCCGCCATCGGCGCGACTACACGGCGCAGGAAACCGCGGAACACACGAAGACCCCCGGACGGGAGTTCGCGAAGGCGGTCCTGATGCGGCTCGACGGCAACTTCGCGATGGCCGTCGTGCCGGCCGACCACCGCGTCGAGGTCGATCAAATCCGCAAGCTGACCGGGGCGAAGGAAGTCCGGCTCGGCACGGAGCGCGAGCTGCGCGATCTCTGCCCCGACTGCGAGCCGGGCGCGACGCCCCCGTTCGGCAACCTCTACAACCTGCCGGTCTACCTGAGCGACTGGCTCACCGGCGACGAATGGATCACGTTCAACGCCGGCACGCACGAGCAGGCGATCCGCATGCGCCTCTCCGACTACATGCGGATCGTCCAGCCGCAGGTTCTCGACTTCTCGACGCAGCACTGACGGCGCGGCGGGGCGGCGGGCGCGGCAAATGGTATCGTGGGCGGGTTCCCGCCCACGAGGAGTCGTCCCATGCCGCGCCTCGCCCTTGCCGGTTTGCTGGCCGTCGTCTTCGCTTTGCCCGCCCTCGCCGCCGAGCCCGCCGCCGCGCCCCCCGCGCCGGCGCCGTCTCCGGCGCAGGACCACGTCAAGTACGTTCCGAAGTACGAGGATCCGCTCCTCAAGGAGATGGAGGCCGCGGACGCCAAGCGGGACGAGGCCGAGGAGGCCGCGACCGCCAAGATCCGCGCCGACCGGAAGGCCGCCAAGGAGGCGGAGAAGGCCGCGCGGACGACGCTGCGCTTCGACATGTCGAAGCTCGTCAAGCCGGCCGGGCCGCAGGCGTTCAAGCAGGCGTTCCACTTCCCGCCGCAGGCGCAGTACCTCACCAACACCTGCTGGAGCTTCTCCACGACCTCGTTCTACGAGTCGGAGATCGCGCGCCTGACCGGCCGCAAGGTCAAGCTCTCCGAGATCTACACCGTCTACTGGGAGTGGGTCGAGAAGATGCGCGGCTTCGTGCGGACGCGCGGCGACCAGCCGGTCGCCGAGGGCTCCGAATCGAACGCGCTGCCGCGGATCTGGAAGCAGTACGGCATCGTGCCGCTTTCGGCCTATCCGGGCACGAAGGCGGCCGACGGGCGGCACGACCACGCGCGCCTCGCGCAGCGGATGGAGAGCTTCGCGCGCTGGATCAAGGAGAACGACCTCTGGGACGAGGATCTCGTCGCGACGATGACCCGCGCGATCCTCGACCGCGAGATCGGCGCCCCGCCGGCGAGCTTCGAGTTCGAGGGGAAGACCTACACGCCGAAGAGCTTCCTCGACGACGTGACGAAGCTGAAGCTCGACGACTACGTCGAGATGGTGTCCACGCTCGCCGATCCGTTCTACACCTTCACGGAGTACAAGTACCCGGACAACTGGTGGCGCAGCAAGGAGTACTACAACGTCCCGCTCGACGAGTGGTACGCGGCCCTCAAGCGCGCCCTCTCCGCGGGCTACACCGTCGCCGTGGGCGGCGACGTGAGCGAGCCGGGGATCAACGGCTTCGAGGACGCGGCGATCGTGCCGAGCTTCGACGTCCCGCAGGAACTGATCGGCCAGGACGCGCGCGAACTGCGGATCAACAACGGCACGACCGACGACGACCACGGCCTGCACGCGGTCGGCATCGCGCAGGCCGGCGAGCACGACTGGATCCTGATCAAGGACTCCGGCCGCTCGGCGCGCTGGGGCAAGTTCGAGGGGTACTACTTCTACCGCGACGACTACGTGAAGCTGAAGATGCTCGGCTTCACGGTGCACAAGGACGTCGTGAAGGACCTGCTCGCCAAGCAGGCCCGCTGATCCCGCGGCGCGGGCGGGCCGGCCGGGCCGGACGAACCGCGGGCGACGCGCCCGCGGACGATCCGACGCCCCGGCGGCCCGCCCCGTTCCGCCGGCGGGGCCGCGCCGGGAGTCGCCGATGACCGCACCGAGCCGTCTCGTCGCCGCGCTGTTCCCGATGCCGCCGCGCCGCTTCGCCTGGGCGCGTCCCGCGCAGGTCGCGCTGCGGTCGGTCCACATCGCCGCGATGGGGCTGGTCCTCGGGGGAGTCGGCTGCGGCGCCGACGCCGAGCGGCTCCTCTGGCCGATCGTCGTCGTCGTCGCCACCGGTTTCGCGCTGCTCGGCGTCGACCTCGCGAAGAGCTGCTGGTACGCCGTGCAGGGGGCGGGCGCCGCGGTCTGGCTGAAGCTGGCGCTGCTCGGGCTCGGGAACCTTTTCCCCGCGGCGCGTCTCGAGTTGTACGTCGCGGCGACCGTCGTCGCGTCCGTCGGCGCGCACATGACGAGCGCGCTGCGGCACTACTCGTTGGTCCACGGGCGCGTTCTGGACTGAGGCGCGGGCGCGCCGCGCGACCGCGCGCCGCTCGGCCCTCCGGCGCGTCGCTCAGTCCCGCGGCGCGATCCGCACCACGACCTTGCCGACGTTGCGGCGCGAGGCGAGACGCTCGTGCGCCTCGCCGATCCGCGCGAACGGAAAGACCCCGTCGATCACCGGGACGAGCTTGCCGTCCGCGGCCAACTCCAGCGCGCGCAGCAGATCGGCGCGACGCCCCATCGTCGAACCGAGAATCTCCTGGTTCTTGAAGAAGATCGGCCGGAAGTCCGCCTGCAGTTCGAACCCGGACGTGGCGCCGCAGAAGACGTACCGCCCGCCCCGCGCGAGAAGGCGCAGCGACGGGGCGAAGGTGGCGGCGCCGACGCTGTCCACGACGACGTCGATCCCCTCGCTCCCCGCCCAGGCGCGCGCCTTCGCCGTCCAGTCGGGATCGCCGTAGTCGAACGCGTCGTCGGCGCCGAGGCGCCGCGCGAGGTCGAGCTTGGCCGGCGCGCCGGCCGTCGCCGCGACGCGGGCGCCGACGAGGCGCGCGATCTGGATCGCCGCCGAACCGACGCCCGACGCGGCGGCGTGGACCAGAAGACGCGTTCCCGGCGCGGCGCGTCCCTTGCGGACGACCATGTTCCACGCCGTGAGGAACGTGAGCGGGAAGGCGGCCGCGGCGTCGTCGTCGAGGCGCGGCGGCGCGGGCGCGACGTTCGCCGCGGGAAGCAGGACGTGTTCCGCGCTCGTGCCGTCGCGCGTCTCGCCGAGGATGGCGTAGGAGGCGCAGAGGTTGTCGTCGCCGGCGAGGCAGCGGCGGCAGCGCCCGCACGAGAGCCCCGGCAGCACGACGACGCGCGTTCCTTCCGCCGGCTCGAGGACGCCGGGGCCGAGCCGCACGATCGTGCCGCAGCCGTCCGAGCCCGGAACGAGCGGCAGGGGGAAACGGACGCCGGGAATCCCGCCGCGCACCCACAGGTCGAGATGGTTCAAGGCCATCGTCTCGAGGCGGACCAAGACCTCCCCGGGGCCGGGCTCGGGGACCGGGCGGTCCTCGAACAACAGCGCCTCGGGACCGCCGTGCCGGCGGACGCGGACGACGCGCGACGTCTCCATCGTTTCCTCCGAACCGATGGATATACGGCGCGGCGCCCCCCAATCGTTCTGCCTTGGGCGGCCGTCCGCACTATATTGGGGACGTTCCGCGCCCGGCTTCGGCCGGGAAGGAGAGCGCGATGATCGGGAAGAGGCTGTCCCGCACGGCGGTCGCCGCCGTCGTCCTCGTCGCCGCGGGCTCGATCGCCGTGGCGGGTCTGTTCGGTGGCAAGAAGGACAAGGCCGATCCCGGCGCCGGCGATCTGGCGGTGATCGATCTGCGGGTCCACGAGATCCGCACCGACGGGGGCGTTCCGCGGGTCGTCGTGCAGGCGCTCGTCGAAAACCAAAAGGCCGTGCCGCGCGCCGGCGCGTTCGAGTTGATCGTCCGCGTCAAGGACGCCAAGGAAGCGCTCGGCACGTGCGAAGGGGACGGCCTGCCGCAGGGCCAGGTCGCGCTCTGCGAAATCTGGCTTCCCAACGCCTCGATCCGGCAAGGGGAGGTCTACGAAGCGGTGCTGAACCGCCAGGTCGGCGACTTCAATCGCTGGGACACCGATCCGAGCGACGACCGCCGCCTCTACGAAGTCCGGACGGTCACCGAGGGCGGGCAGACGCTCCGCCTCGCGGGATTCGAGGTCGTGCCGCAGACGATCCAAGGCGCGGCCGAGGTCCAGTTCCGCTTCCAGGTCGAAGGGGCTCACCTCGTCTGGCTGCTTGCCGAAGACCGCGCGCCGCGGCTGCTCGCGGGCCATCCCGCGGACGGTCTGCTGCAGGGGAAGGGGCGGGAGCGGATCTCCTCGACCGGGCCGGTGACGCTCGTCGCGCGGAACTCGTTCGGGGCGTTCGTCTACCAGACGATCCCGGTGCTCAACGTCTACCAGCAGGGAACGCCCGCCTGGGCGCGCGAGAAGAAGCCGGAGCCCGAGGCCTCGGCGACGATCCGGATCCTCGACCCGGGGGTCTACGACATCGACGAGGACCAGGTGATCCTCGACAAGCTCCGCTCCTACCTCAACTCCAAGGACTGGACCGCCTCGCTCGACCGGATTCGCGCGGGCGAGGGGGCGGGCCGCTCCCGCCGCGACAGCGCGCTCAACCCGAAGGCGCGCGAGCGGGACCGGCAGGAGGAAGAAGCCCCGGCGGCGCCGGAGCGCTGACCGCTTCCGTCGCGGCCGTTCGTCCGGGATTTCTCCGTCCCCGACGCGG
Protein-coding regions in this window:
- a CDS encoding PAS domain S-box protein, whose amino-acid sequence is MLVRREVLLRLGAVALAAALGAAPASAAPAGATVPRRLVVVDEDDAPPYLFRGSDGRLAGFTVDLWREWERVSGVSVDIQGGPWLEMQRAVLDGRAAVINGLNRSPARERLFDFGEPIDHIPARIFFDPRLGGLTSVEALRPFAVGVVAGDYAEEFLRSRGVQDLRLYPRYETLVAAFQRGEVRVFVAEEPIVAYAVFERGLEDRVRMSPPLYDSELRPAVRKGDEATLRLVADGFAKIPPERIAELRDRWRGEALKGSRLSVSAILWGLAALLAVAAALVAWNRVLRARVRAKTSELRAAMERLRESESASRLLVETAQDLICTLAADGTIVSVNAAARRVTGFGPEELVGRPISDFVHPDDVGLQERMLAQLLRGEAPLPYDLRLRRASADFANAEVSATPILRDGRTAGVVAVLRDITLRRRAEEALAAEKERLAVTLRSLGDGVVATDVAGRVLLVNRAAEELTGWPREEAEGHPLADVFAPLDERTREPAHDPLRALAKAGGASALSFRSLIAPRGGDGPDRLVEYSVAAVRDKRSNVVGAVLVFRDVTIKERLDAERRRNARLESVALLAGGVAHDFNNILTGVLGNLSLAEMALPEDVATAQERVAEAARAAARAQGLTRQLLTFAKGGSPVKRTLSIGELTRESAAFAVRGSQARCAFDLPADLWPADADAAQINQVLQNLVINAVQAMPQGGVIEISAANTVVDAADGLPLKEGRYVRLTVRDHGCGIPPEMQQRIFDPYFTTKKEGTGLGLATSYSIVRKHDGHVAVESAPGAGAAFHVYLPAAARTPIPVAGPVAAPACAPRRGCRVLVLDDDDAVRDVALQMLATLGFDGEAFADGAAAAEAFAAARAAGRGFAAAVLDLTVPAGLGAEETALRLRAIDPGARLVVTSGYATAPPMVDPAAHGFAAAIVKPYTPAELADVLERALSAAV
- a CDS encoding YbaK/EbsC family protein, with protein sequence MDTVPFRLRSTLERHGVMYETIRHRRDYTAQETAEHTKTPGREFAKAVLMRLDGNFAMAVVPADHRVEVDQIRKLTGAKEVRLGTERELRDLCPDCEPGATPPFGNLYNLPVYLSDWLTGDEWITFNAGTHEQAIRMRLSDYMRIVQPQVLDFSTQH
- a CDS encoding C1 family peptidase, which produces MPRLALAGLLAVVFALPALAAEPAAAPPAPAPSPAQDHVKYVPKYEDPLLKEMEAADAKRDEAEEAATAKIRADRKAAKEAEKAARTTLRFDMSKLVKPAGPQAFKQAFHFPPQAQYLTNTCWSFSTTSFYESEIARLTGRKVKLSEIYTVYWEWVEKMRGFVRTRGDQPVAEGSESNALPRIWKQYGIVPLSAYPGTKAADGRHDHARLAQRMESFARWIKENDLWDEDLVATMTRAILDREIGAPPASFEFEGKTYTPKSFLDDVTKLKLDDYVEMVSTLADPFYTFTEYKYPDNWWRSKEYYNVPLDEWYAALKRALSAGYTVAVGGDVSEPGINGFEDAAIVPSFDVPQELIGQDARELRINNGTTDDDHGLHAVGIAQAGEHDWILIKDSGRSARWGKFEGYYFYRDDYVKLKMLGFTVHKDVVKDLLAKQAR
- a CDS encoding zinc-binding dehydrogenase encodes the protein METSRVVRVRRHGGPEALLFEDRPVPEPGPGEVLVRLETMALNHLDLWVRGGIPGVRFPLPLVPGSDGCGTIVRLGPGVLEPAEGTRVVVLPGLSCGRCRRCLAGDDNLCASYAILGETRDGTSAEHVLLPAANVAPAPPRLDDDAAAAFPLTFLTAWNMVVRKGRAAPGTRLLVHAAASGVGSAAIQIARLVGARVAATAGAPAKLDLARRLGADDAFDYGDPDWTAKARAWAGSEGIDVVVDSVGAATFAPSLRLLARGGRYVFCGATSGFELQADFRPIFFKNQEILGSTMGRRADLLRALELAADGKLVPVIDGVFPFARIGEAHERLASRRNVGKVVVRIAPRD